One window of Phalacrocorax carbo chromosome 1, bPhaCar2.1, whole genome shotgun sequence genomic DNA carries:
- the ARHGAP31 gene encoding rho GTPase-activating protein 31 isoform X2, whose protein sequence is MTNMHTRNLALVWAPNLLRSKEIEAVGCNGDAAFLEVRVQQLVIEFILNHVDQLFNNNRKASCAENIETASVVKSLTLPSASLPMKLVSLEEAQARSLSASHPARKERRENSLPEIVPVTGSLFHTVVDLPDSKRKLSTKSKKWKSIFNLGRSGSESKSKLSRNGSVFVRAQKLSEKATIRPAKSMDSLCSLPVEGEDEKSRFKRSVTTGGFFVPVMKIRTGGTGSSYDLSKENEWEREGSAMGAKGCLELGGEKGPPRTPQAKSPPEQLKVFRAAEDAEKEQTSPKGGRMFYTSETAAKSGFPSSLFPLEASPRHQRKALNISEPFAVSVPLRVSAVISTNSTPCRVPTKEKLSLSSLEELSSLVAESTSPSAQEAGTHTRTEQVLQQKEKQPGPTLPVEASRGSRPEDPVAARKPETLETPQPAAENQETLSGQNSCTSSTASPQQSSEQSPTLEQTPASEVHTGLLPADKAEQGQLKTKGVSSEGSCGQQEIETAKTEERSHFRDVTEEDPANALLEPLWPEIHQELKIIEPEEELLLLPAAAPKTGLISESPSSVQTNSSSSDPGQSPTLSEQKSASRTPQITTQVPLFGATSMERQDSVHNCQSDVLAQQSCASALPKLGTLLTGTAAPKNHHPVVDRGSACLTPPLDWKLHSQSEFNEVASSDEFSSSKGACPESEKQKDSTCQLQREKGGLTRVQAQREKPEKMTADERDTFSSKALNGAGIQELKEGNAVSRTHDAGDQDDDDTWTDNVQSLELVEPWEDHQWVTSPLHSPTFKDIQEKMIQEFQPQSQRAETCLSLRPRFSRSLSLDSKDTVMSLWTIPFSFIDATDQQQPCSDILPVTCELPKTQPISPSSLGKAKQDGNGTSPPEEPLKPEELRYPLSREEAPVEKEGPSRVPLSKTEEKKVDVSKENAWSSKPELSLPYQKSTGSSSQAKNTKEELSMPQDTALGGETVTKPLCSATESQLSNKGEETPRKVKTRPSSLNLDSFLPAPDFFTFESLSMPSAPGNLLGGQKEVKSSDSVPSLPTACPAASKGVPWGSRFNAHMDLDLDYLAVAHATTGRRNSAPVSVSAVRTSFMIKMCQARAVPVIPPKIQYTQIPQPLQAQNTAPPAEKKEAEAKQAIRQTQRVAWSHLEAPKSPLTEKKAKAEKENSDPAQKDSACPWHSSLSSSLEPSQSSHHPTLDAPVLRRKRTSEGETAGDNPQSSKMERPSGFSKPSYRSRPGRPQSLILFSPPFPIMDHPSSSADSRVLLSPIRSPTQTTSSSPICGDLSETSWTTPEGVTLRNKMTIPKNGQRLETSTSCFYQPQRRSVILDGRSGRQIE, encoded by the exons ATGACCAACATGCACACAAGAAACCTGGCCTTGGTGTGGGCTCCCAATCTCCTCAG GTCAAAGGAGATTGAGGCAGTTGGTTGCAATGGGGatgcagctttcctggaggtgcGAGTGCAGCAGCTGGTGATCGAGTTCATCCTGAATCATGTGGATCAGCTCttcaacaacaacagaaaagccaGCTGCGCAGAGAACATTG agacTGCATCAGTAGTGAAAAGTCTGACCCTTCCCTCGGCCTCCCTGCCGATGAAACTGGTGAGCCTGGAAGAAGCACAGGCACGGAGTCTGTCTGCCTCCCACCCTGCtaggaaggagagaagagagaacagCTTGCCTGAAATTGTTCCTGTAACTGGGTCCCTCTTCCACACAGTTGTTGACCTCCCTGACAGCAA GAGAAAATTATCTACCAAGTCCAAGAAATGGAAGTCGATATTTAACTTGGGCCGTTCTGGCTCAGAATCAAAGTCTAAACTGAGTCGAAATGGGAGTGTCTTCGTAAGGGCACAGAAGCTGTCTG aaaaagcaaCTATTCGACCCGCGAAGAGCATGGACTCATTGTGTTCCCTGCCAGTGGAAG GGGAGGATGAAAAAAGCAGATTCAAACGGTCAGTGACTactggagggttttttgttccGGTGATGAAGATACGGACTGGAGGCACAGGCAGCTCATATGACCTCAGCAAGGAGAATgagtgggagagggaaggatcTGCCATGGGGGCCAAAGGGTGCTTAGAGCTGGGTGGGGAGAAAGGTCCTCCCCGGACACCGCAGGCAAAGTCACCCCCTGAGCAGCTGAAGGTCTTCCGGGCAGCAGAGGATGCTGAAAAAGAGCAGACTTCCCCCAAAGGCGGCCGCATGTTCTACACCTCCGAAACAGCTGCCAAGTCAGGCTTCCCAAGCAGCCTCTTCCCCTTGGAGGCCTCCCCTCGTCACCAGAGGAAAGCCCTGAACATCTCAGAACCCTTTGCTGTCTCTGTCCCCCTCCGGGTATCCGCAGTCATCAGCACCAACAGCACCCCCTGCCGCGTGCCCACCAAGGAGAAGCTTTCCCTCTCCAGCCTCGAGGAGCtgtcttccctggtggccgAGAGCACGAGCCCCTCTGCCCAGGAAGCGGGGACACACACGAGGACAGAGCAGGTGCTCcagcagaaggagaaacagCCAGGACCCACTCTGCCAGTGGAAGCATCCAGAG GCTCTCGCCCTGAGGATCCGGTGGCAGCCAGGAAACCTGAGACCTTAGAAACTCCGCAACCAGCAGCAGAAAATCAGGAGACGTTAAGTGGGCAAAACAGCTGCacaagcagcactgccagcccGCAGCAGTCCTCAGAGCAGAGTCCTACCTTGGAACAAACACCAGCCTCAGAGGTTCATACagggctgctccctgcagaCAAGGCAGAGCAAGGACAGCTCAAGACAAAGGGTGTCTCCTCAGAAGgcagctgtggccagcaggagatCGAGACAGCTAAGACAGAAGAAAGGTCACACTTCAGAGATGTG actgAGGAGGACCCTGCGAATGCCCTTCTAGAACCGCTGTGGCCAGAGATACATCAGGAACTGAAAATTATTGAACCTGAAGAGGAGCTCTTGCTcttgccagcagctgcccccaAGACTGGCCTAATTTCTGAATCCCCTTCTTCAGTACAAACAAATAGTTCTTCCTCTGATCCAGGGCAGAGTCCAACACTGTCTGAGCAGAAATCTGCAAGCAGAACACCACAGATAACAACTCAGGTGCCTTTATTTGGTGCCACCAGTATGGAACGACAAGACAGCGTCCACAACTGCCAGTCTGATGTGcttgcacagcagagctgtgcttcagcCCTACCCAAACTGGGTACTCTTCTGACTGGCACAGCCGCTCCAAAGAACCATCACCCAGTGGTGGATAGAGGGAGTGCATGTCTCACTCCTCCCCTGGACTGGAAGCTTCACAGTCAATCAGAATTTAATGAGGTTGCTTCAAGTgatgaattttcttcttccaaaggagcatgtccagagtcagaaaaacaaaaagatagcACTtgccagctgcagagggaaaagggTGGTCTCACCAGAGTCCAGGCTCAGAGGGAGAAGCCTGAGAAAATGACTGCTGATGAAAGGGACACATTCTCCTCCAAGGCACTGAATGGAGCTGGAATCCAGGAGCTGAAGGAGGGCAATGCTGTTAGCAGAACCCATGACGCTGGTGACCAGGATGATGATGATACCTGGACAGATAATGTGCAGAGCTTAGAACTTGTGGAGCCGTGGGAGGATCACCAGTGGGTTACAAGCCCACTCCATTCCCCCACCTTTAAGGACATTCAGGAGAAGATGATACAGGAGTTTCAGCCACAgagccagagagcagagacatGCCTTTCTCTTAGACCACGATTCAGTCGCAGCCTCTCCCTGGACAGTAAAGACACAGTGATGAGTCTGTGGACTATCCCATTCTCTTTCATAGATGCCACTGACCAGCAGCAACCATGCAGTGACATTCTGCCAGTGACTTGTGAGCTTCCCAAAACACAACCTATCTCCCCATCTAGTTTGGGCAAAGCTAAGCAAGATGGGAATGGCACAAGTCCTCCAGAAGAACCTTTGAAACCTGAGGAGCTAAGGTACCccctcagcagggaggaagcaCCAGTTGAGAAAGAAGGACCCTCCAGAGTCCCTCTTTCtaagacagaggaaaagaaggtggaTGTGAGCAAAGAAAATGCTTGGAGCTCAAAGCCTGAGCTGTCTTTACCATACCAAAAGAGCACAGGCAGTTCTTCACAGGCAAAGAACACAAAGGAGGAGTTATCCATGCCTCAGGACACTGCCCTGGGAGGAGAGACTGTTACCAAACCGTTGTGCTCTGCCACTGAGTCACAGCTGAGTAATAAAGGTGAAGAAACACCTCGCAAAGTGAAGACTAGGCCTTCATCCCTCAACTTGGATtcattccttccagccccagACTTCTTCACATTTGAGAGCCTGTCCATGCCGTCTGCCCCTGGGAACCTCTTGGGTGGGCAGAAGGAAGTAAAAAGCAGTGATTCTGTCCCATCTCTGCCgactgcctgccctgctgccagtaaaggagttccctgggggtctCGTTTCAATGCTCACATGGATCTAGACTTGGATTACCTGGCAGTGGCCCATGCCACCACTGGCCGTCGTAACTCTGCTCCTGTCAGCGTGTCAGCGGTCAGGACCTCCTTCATGATTAAGATGTGCCAGGCTAGAGCGGTGCCCGTGATACCACCCAAGATTCAGTACACCCAGATCCCCCAGCCTCTGCAAGCTCAGAACACTGCTCCACCAGCCgagaaaaaggaagcagaagccAAGCAGGCAATCAGGCAGACTCAACGGGTGGCATGGAGCCACCTGGAGGCCCCCAAGAGCCCACTGACAGAGAAGAAAgccaaagcagagaaagaaaacagtgaccCAGCTCAAAAGGACTCAGCCTGTCCTTGGCACAGCAGCCTTAGCTCTTCGCTGGAGCCGTCTCAGTCCAGTCATCACCCCACTCTGGATGCCCCGGTTCTGCGCCGAAAGCGCACCTCTGAGGGGGAGACAGCTGGAGATAACCCGCAGTCCTCAAAGATGGAGAGGCCATCAGGGTTCTCCAAGCCTTCTTATAGATCTAGGCCTGGGAGGCCCCAGAGTCTGATTCTCTTCAGTCCCCCTTTCCCCATTATGGACCATCCCTCCTCTTCAGCAGACTCCAGGGTGTTGTTATCACCCATAAGAAGCCCCACTCAGACCACCTCTTCGAGCCCCATTTGTGGCGATCTCTCTGAAACTTCATGGACAACGCCTGAGGGGGTGACACTGCGGAACAAAATGACCATCCCCAAGAATGGCCAGAGACTGGAGACCTCTACTAGCTGCTTTTACCAGCCCCAGAGGCGCTCTGTGATCCTGGATGGACGAAGTGGGAGGCAGATTGAATAG
- the ARHGAP31 gene encoding rho GTPase-activating protein 31 isoform X1, with the protein MKNKGAKQKLKRKGAASAFGCDLTEYLESSGQDVPYVLKSCAEFIETHGIVDGIYRLSGVTSNIQKLRQEFVSDQCPDLTREVYLQDIHCVGSLCKLYFRELPNPLLTYELYKKFTEAVSRFPEDEQLARIQNVIQELPPSHYRTLEYLIKHLTHLASFSNMTNMHTRNLALVWAPNLLRSKEIEAVGCNGDAAFLEVRVQQLVIEFILNHVDQLFNNNRKASCAENIETASVVKSLTLPSASLPMKLVSLEEAQARSLSASHPARKERRENSLPEIVPVTGSLFHTVVDLPDSKRKLSTKSKKWKSIFNLGRSGSESKSKLSRNGSVFVRAQKLSEKATIRPAKSMDSLCSLPVEGEDEKSRFKRSVTTGGFFVPVMKIRTGGTGSSYDLSKENEWEREGSAMGAKGCLELGGEKGPPRTPQAKSPPEQLKVFRAAEDAEKEQTSPKGGRMFYTSETAAKSGFPSSLFPLEASPRHQRKALNISEPFAVSVPLRVSAVISTNSTPCRVPTKEKLSLSSLEELSSLVAESTSPSAQEAGTHTRTEQVLQQKEKQPGPTLPVEASRGSRPEDPVAARKPETLETPQPAAENQETLSGQNSCTSSTASPQQSSEQSPTLEQTPASEVHTGLLPADKAEQGQLKTKGVSSEGSCGQQEIETAKTEERSHFRDVTEEDPANALLEPLWPEIHQELKIIEPEEELLLLPAAAPKTGLISESPSSVQTNSSSSDPGQSPTLSEQKSASRTPQITTQVPLFGATSMERQDSVHNCQSDVLAQQSCASALPKLGTLLTGTAAPKNHHPVVDRGSACLTPPLDWKLHSQSEFNEVASSDEFSSSKGACPESEKQKDSTCQLQREKGGLTRVQAQREKPEKMTADERDTFSSKALNGAGIQELKEGNAVSRTHDAGDQDDDDTWTDNVQSLELVEPWEDHQWVTSPLHSPTFKDIQEKMIQEFQPQSQRAETCLSLRPRFSRSLSLDSKDTVMSLWTIPFSFIDATDQQQPCSDILPVTCELPKTQPISPSSLGKAKQDGNGTSPPEEPLKPEELRYPLSREEAPVEKEGPSRVPLSKTEEKKVDVSKENAWSSKPELSLPYQKSTGSSSQAKNTKEELSMPQDTALGGETVTKPLCSATESQLSNKGEETPRKVKTRPSSLNLDSFLPAPDFFTFESLSMPSAPGNLLGGQKEVKSSDSVPSLPTACPAASKGVPWGSRFNAHMDLDLDYLAVAHATTGRRNSAPVSVSAVRTSFMIKMCQARAVPVIPPKIQYTQIPQPLQAQNTAPPAEKKEAEAKQAIRQTQRVAWSHLEAPKSPLTEKKAKAEKENSDPAQKDSACPWHSSLSSSLEPSQSSHHPTLDAPVLRRKRTSEGETAGDNPQSSKMERPSGFSKPSYRSRPGRPQSLILFSPPFPIMDHPSSSADSRVLLSPIRSPTQTTSSSPICGDLSETSWTTPEGVTLRNKMTIPKNGQRLETSTSCFYQPQRRSVILDGRSGRQIE; encoded by the exons GAAGCAGTGTCACGCTTCCCCGAGGATGAGCAGTTGGCACGAATTCAAAATGTCATCCAGGAGCTCCCCCCATCGCATTACAG AACGCTGGAATACCTGATCAAGCACCTGACTCACCTGGCCTCCTTCAGCAACATGACCAACATGCACACAAGAAACCTGGCCTTGGTGTGGGCTCCCAATCTCCTCAG GTCAAAGGAGATTGAGGCAGTTGGTTGCAATGGGGatgcagctttcctggaggtgcGAGTGCAGCAGCTGGTGATCGAGTTCATCCTGAATCATGTGGATCAGCTCttcaacaacaacagaaaagccaGCTGCGCAGAGAACATTG agacTGCATCAGTAGTGAAAAGTCTGACCCTTCCCTCGGCCTCCCTGCCGATGAAACTGGTGAGCCTGGAAGAAGCACAGGCACGGAGTCTGTCTGCCTCCCACCCTGCtaggaaggagagaagagagaacagCTTGCCTGAAATTGTTCCTGTAACTGGGTCCCTCTTCCACACAGTTGTTGACCTCCCTGACAGCAA GAGAAAATTATCTACCAAGTCCAAGAAATGGAAGTCGATATTTAACTTGGGCCGTTCTGGCTCAGAATCAAAGTCTAAACTGAGTCGAAATGGGAGTGTCTTCGTAAGGGCACAGAAGCTGTCTG aaaaagcaaCTATTCGACCCGCGAAGAGCATGGACTCATTGTGTTCCCTGCCAGTGGAAG GGGAGGATGAAAAAAGCAGATTCAAACGGTCAGTGACTactggagggttttttgttccGGTGATGAAGATACGGACTGGAGGCACAGGCAGCTCATATGACCTCAGCAAGGAGAATgagtgggagagggaaggatcTGCCATGGGGGCCAAAGGGTGCTTAGAGCTGGGTGGGGAGAAAGGTCCTCCCCGGACACCGCAGGCAAAGTCACCCCCTGAGCAGCTGAAGGTCTTCCGGGCAGCAGAGGATGCTGAAAAAGAGCAGACTTCCCCCAAAGGCGGCCGCATGTTCTACACCTCCGAAACAGCTGCCAAGTCAGGCTTCCCAAGCAGCCTCTTCCCCTTGGAGGCCTCCCCTCGTCACCAGAGGAAAGCCCTGAACATCTCAGAACCCTTTGCTGTCTCTGTCCCCCTCCGGGTATCCGCAGTCATCAGCACCAACAGCACCCCCTGCCGCGTGCCCACCAAGGAGAAGCTTTCCCTCTCCAGCCTCGAGGAGCtgtcttccctggtggccgAGAGCACGAGCCCCTCTGCCCAGGAAGCGGGGACACACACGAGGACAGAGCAGGTGCTCcagcagaaggagaaacagCCAGGACCCACTCTGCCAGTGGAAGCATCCAGAG GCTCTCGCCCTGAGGATCCGGTGGCAGCCAGGAAACCTGAGACCTTAGAAACTCCGCAACCAGCAGCAGAAAATCAGGAGACGTTAAGTGGGCAAAACAGCTGCacaagcagcactgccagcccGCAGCAGTCCTCAGAGCAGAGTCCTACCTTGGAACAAACACCAGCCTCAGAGGTTCATACagggctgctccctgcagaCAAGGCAGAGCAAGGACAGCTCAAGACAAAGGGTGTCTCCTCAGAAGgcagctgtggccagcaggagatCGAGACAGCTAAGACAGAAGAAAGGTCACACTTCAGAGATGTG actgAGGAGGACCCTGCGAATGCCCTTCTAGAACCGCTGTGGCCAGAGATACATCAGGAACTGAAAATTATTGAACCTGAAGAGGAGCTCTTGCTcttgccagcagctgcccccaAGACTGGCCTAATTTCTGAATCCCCTTCTTCAGTACAAACAAATAGTTCTTCCTCTGATCCAGGGCAGAGTCCAACACTGTCTGAGCAGAAATCTGCAAGCAGAACACCACAGATAACAACTCAGGTGCCTTTATTTGGTGCCACCAGTATGGAACGACAAGACAGCGTCCACAACTGCCAGTCTGATGTGcttgcacagcagagctgtgcttcagcCCTACCCAAACTGGGTACTCTTCTGACTGGCACAGCCGCTCCAAAGAACCATCACCCAGTGGTGGATAGAGGGAGTGCATGTCTCACTCCTCCCCTGGACTGGAAGCTTCACAGTCAATCAGAATTTAATGAGGTTGCTTCAAGTgatgaattttcttcttccaaaggagcatgtccagagtcagaaaaacaaaaagatagcACTtgccagctgcagagggaaaagggTGGTCTCACCAGAGTCCAGGCTCAGAGGGAGAAGCCTGAGAAAATGACTGCTGATGAAAGGGACACATTCTCCTCCAAGGCACTGAATGGAGCTGGAATCCAGGAGCTGAAGGAGGGCAATGCTGTTAGCAGAACCCATGACGCTGGTGACCAGGATGATGATGATACCTGGACAGATAATGTGCAGAGCTTAGAACTTGTGGAGCCGTGGGAGGATCACCAGTGGGTTACAAGCCCACTCCATTCCCCCACCTTTAAGGACATTCAGGAGAAGATGATACAGGAGTTTCAGCCACAgagccagagagcagagacatGCCTTTCTCTTAGACCACGATTCAGTCGCAGCCTCTCCCTGGACAGTAAAGACACAGTGATGAGTCTGTGGACTATCCCATTCTCTTTCATAGATGCCACTGACCAGCAGCAACCATGCAGTGACATTCTGCCAGTGACTTGTGAGCTTCCCAAAACACAACCTATCTCCCCATCTAGTTTGGGCAAAGCTAAGCAAGATGGGAATGGCACAAGTCCTCCAGAAGAACCTTTGAAACCTGAGGAGCTAAGGTACCccctcagcagggaggaagcaCCAGTTGAGAAAGAAGGACCCTCCAGAGTCCCTCTTTCtaagacagaggaaaagaaggtggaTGTGAGCAAAGAAAATGCTTGGAGCTCAAAGCCTGAGCTGTCTTTACCATACCAAAAGAGCACAGGCAGTTCTTCACAGGCAAAGAACACAAAGGAGGAGTTATCCATGCCTCAGGACACTGCCCTGGGAGGAGAGACTGTTACCAAACCGTTGTGCTCTGCCACTGAGTCACAGCTGAGTAATAAAGGTGAAGAAACACCTCGCAAAGTGAAGACTAGGCCTTCATCCCTCAACTTGGATtcattccttccagccccagACTTCTTCACATTTGAGAGCCTGTCCATGCCGTCTGCCCCTGGGAACCTCTTGGGTGGGCAGAAGGAAGTAAAAAGCAGTGATTCTGTCCCATCTCTGCCgactgcctgccctgctgccagtaaaggagttccctgggggtctCGTTTCAATGCTCACATGGATCTAGACTTGGATTACCTGGCAGTGGCCCATGCCACCACTGGCCGTCGTAACTCTGCTCCTGTCAGCGTGTCAGCGGTCAGGACCTCCTTCATGATTAAGATGTGCCAGGCTAGAGCGGTGCCCGTGATACCACCCAAGATTCAGTACACCCAGATCCCCCAGCCTCTGCAAGCTCAGAACACTGCTCCACCAGCCgagaaaaaggaagcagaagccAAGCAGGCAATCAGGCAGACTCAACGGGTGGCATGGAGCCACCTGGAGGCCCCCAAGAGCCCACTGACAGAGAAGAAAgccaaagcagagaaagaaaacagtgaccCAGCTCAAAAGGACTCAGCCTGTCCTTGGCACAGCAGCCTTAGCTCTTCGCTGGAGCCGTCTCAGTCCAGTCATCACCCCACTCTGGATGCCCCGGTTCTGCGCCGAAAGCGCACCTCTGAGGGGGAGACAGCTGGAGATAACCCGCAGTCCTCAAAGATGGAGAGGCCATCAGGGTTCTCCAAGCCTTCTTATAGATCTAGGCCTGGGAGGCCCCAGAGTCTGATTCTCTTCAGTCCCCCTTTCCCCATTATGGACCATCCCTCCTCTTCAGCAGACTCCAGGGTGTTGTTATCACCCATAAGAAGCCCCACTCAGACCACCTCTTCGAGCCCCATTTGTGGCGATCTCTCTGAAACTTCATGGACAACGCCTGAGGGGGTGACACTGCGGAACAAAATGACCATCCCCAAGAATGGCCAGAGACTGGAGACCTCTACTAGCTGCTTTTACCAGCCCCAGAGGCGCTCTGTGATCCTGGATGGACGAAGTGGGAGGCAGATTGAATAG